The Hordeum vulgare subsp. vulgare chromosome 4H, MorexV3_pseudomolecules_assembly, whole genome shotgun sequence genomic interval TGTGCTGACTTGGTTGAGATGGATAAATAATTGTAATTACTACTCAGTCATACATCGGATGATGCATTAGCGCTTAAGCATATTAAAAAGCAAACTTGAAAAGTTTATGCAAAATACTATTCAGAAGCCAATAGATGATTATTTAGTAATGTGCTCAGAGGTTTCAACGTGCAAGTTGAATGTGCAAACGTTGCTTCCTTGAGTCGTTGTTGTGGTCTGCCTTTCCAGGGCATGTAATAAGTAGTTTACGGTAGTTCCTGGAGTATAGCCCACATACTTGGGCTATACTTCTCTCAGTGATAAAACTTCTCTCTGTGTACCATCACGAGTTTACTCATAGATTTCTTCCGTAACTAATAGTGTCAAGTTATACACTTATATATACCTTAGTTTTCTCTAAAAGAAACCGATATACCTTACTTGATGTCCTTCTCTTAATCTAGAAAGGTGTTAATTATAAATATTTCCATCTTGAGTGTTTGTATCCTCCGTATATGTTTTGATTACAGGCTCAGAGTTTCAATTGAAGGTTTTCTTGATGTTTTTTATCCCAATACATCTGGGACTCCAACGGGAATATTTACAACTTGCACTAAGATTCGTTGTATTCTCTGTCTCCTAGAAATTTGAGGACACTGTTTATTTTGTGAAGAAATGAATAAGACGGACGACTCTAGGGCGGTAGTTATCTTTTTTATGGGGCACTGAACCTTTATGCCTTTCTGTTGTAATTCTGAATATGCCTTATTTTTCTCGCAAAAAATAAAGAATATGCCTTGTTTTTATGCAGTCGTCTAGCTTTGAATGTGTTCCAGTGTCGGTTTTGGAGCGAGTAAATAACTTTCTGAATGTAAGCACTTGAACTTGAGCTATCTTGTCGTGTTGGCTTGAAACTGCCCAGCCCTGGACGAGTTCTCGTTCCCGGAGAAGACGATGGTGGTGCTGGGCAGTTAGGAGGGCATCCCGGTGGACATCATCCAGGAGGCGGTGGACGTGTGCGTTGAGATCCTGCAGCTGGGCGTCGTCCGGTCGCTCAACGTCCATGTCAACGCCGCCATCGCAATCTGGGACTACACCCGCCAACAGCGggcccgctcctcctcctcctcggggttGGTAGCTTCCCGTTCTTCCTTGTTGGAGTGTAAATCAGCCACGCTTCTTGTTGTAAGATACATGGACCAGAACATCCATGACAAAAACTAGTCATGAACCTTTGTCAGGACTAGATCGTTAGATTTATGCACTGAATTGGTCATGATGAGATCTCTTTGACAAGGAAATTTTAACTGCTCTTGCTCTCCTTCATCCATTAATTAATGTCGTTGCTTCTTCCTGCAAAGTACACAACCATTTGGAGAGAAATTTGACCAGGCAACTCTATATCTGGTTGATGTAATCATATGATACGTAATAGGCGCGTTATTGCGTGGATCGACCCGCCATGATTTTGTCCTTGTTTGACACAATCAAAACTATACCTCATAGTAATTGTTACTAAGAGGTCTATGTCAGATGGAgtaccttaatttgcttcttcatATTTAAATTTATTATTAAAGGGGAAATGTGTCGCTTTGGCATATTAATTACAAATGGGAGATCTGATGATAATACATCAAAGATTTGAATATGGCTGACCACATCTCAAAAGTTTATGCAGACTAATCTACATCAGACCATTTCTATCTGTTGCGAGGTTCCACTTGACTATATCTATTGCTCACGAGTTCCCACTAGTCACCGTGCCTATATAAACACATACATCCCCTGCATACTCAAACCATCACTCACCCAACAAACACAACAGGAATACAAGAGAAAAGAAGATCCGAAGGAGCCGAAAACAAATGGCATCCTCCCCTACCTACCTTCTCCTCGTTGCTCTTTTCGCCTTGGTCTCATGGCAGGCTGTTGCCTCCGACCCTGGCCCGCTCCAGGACTTTTGTGTCGCCGACATGCATTCACCAGGTACTGCCTACTTCCTGCTTTCCCGTCCTACTATCACCAAATACGCATGTTGAAATTAATTTATAAAAATTATATGCATGTTAAAATAAATTTCTAGTAATACCTAAGCTGACACTCTACATCTCCTCTGTGCACCAGTGCGTGTCAATGGGTTTGTTTGCAAGAACCCAATGGATGCCAACGCTGATGACTTCTTCAAGGCAGCCGCCCTCGACAAGCCTAGGGTGACCAACAAGGTTGGGTCCAACGTTACCTTGATCAACGTCATGCAGATTGCTGGACTCAACACCCTCGGCATCTCAATTGCACGCATCGACTATGCTCCCTTGGGTCAGAACCCACCACACACGCACCCTCGTGCCACTGAGATCCTCACGGTGCTCGAGGGGACACTATATGTCGGATTTGTCACGTCCAACCTGCCCGCCCCCAACAGAAACAAGTTCCTCTCCAAGGTGCTCAACAAAGGTGATGTGTTTGTCTTCCCCGTGGGGCTCATTCACTTTCAATTCAACCCCAACCCCCACCAGCCCGCCGTTGCCATTGCCGCGCTCAGCAGCCAGAACCCAGGGGCTATCACAATTGCCAATGCTGTTTTTGCGTCAGACCCAACAATATCAGATGATGTTCTTGCCAAGGCGTTTCAGGTGGAAAAGAATACAATAGATTGGCTCCAGGCTCAGTTCTGGGAGAACAACCAAAACTAAGTCAGGCATTGGGTGATTACCCGGAAGATTAGTGCATAAACCAAGGAATTAGTTAAGTTTCTAGACATGCATCTTAAGCTGTAAAATTAATGAAGCACATGTCAGGTCGGTGTGTGTATGTAaacattgaatgcatttcttcctTCCAAATAATTGACAATACCATTTTTTTTATCACACTGATATGATCTCATATGCTTTTTTGGTTATGATGTCTCGTATTTCTCACAACAAATCAAAATTTCGGTTCTTTTCCCCTTGTTCTGAAACAATAGATGATTAGGTTAAAAAAGAAACAATACACAATTATGTGGTAATTTGAATATGTTTGATGCTAGGGTTGAACACCTAGGACTTTCTTGCAATACATGTGAAGTATGCGATGGTTGGAGCCCGATTGTGCTCATGATTGAAACGTGAAAGTTGAGTGTGCAAAAGTTGCTTCCTTGAGTCGTTGTTCTGGTATCTCGCTTTCTGGTGCATGTAATAGGAAATTTACGGTTCCTATGTAATGTTTTAGATTCATATTGGTTCAAACTCTTGCAAGTTCGATTGGCGGATGCTTTGATGGGAGTTAATGAGGTGATTCGTTTTATCAAAAAACTCGTAGCATTATTTGTTTTTCTTAAGTTGAGAACTAGAGATACTCCCTCGATTCCTAAATATAGATCTTTGTAGAGGTTCCTACATGGACTATATACAGATGTgtgtagacatattttagagtgtagtccatattaaaatctctagaaatacttatatttaagaaGAGAGGGAGTACGATTTTCACCCAAGTTCTAGAACCTGGATATACCGGAGACCAGGTTCAAAAAATCAGCTCCATCAATATACAGAATAAACGATTATTACCTAcccccttccccccccccccccccaaaataaCAGATTATAATTTGAGTTGCTTGTTTGTAACAAGCTTGTCATAGAAGTATTTTATCCCTAAAACGTACTTCGGCCTGCTTCCCATACATAAAGTCCAATGCTTACAAGGTGTGGAGGAAATCATCATACACGATGATGGAAGAAAGCTTGGCAAAACAAGCCAAACATGCTAACAAGCACATGAAGTGCACAATTAGATGCCTCCAACATGCCatcgagaggaagaacatgagaggtTGGACCAACTGAAGATTCAACTAGCACCGCTGACGACATTCAACCACGCGCCAGTTGGAGGAAAATGCTGGACTTCATCGCGCCATCGCCAGCCAATGGATGTCGAAGAGGACCATCTAACTAAAGCAAGGAACGTTGACTGCGAGCAGACATGATGAAAGGATGACGTTGTTGCGTGTAGAAGATAGGTGCAAGCAAAACCGTGAGTCACGGGAGGTGAGGTAGGGTCAATTGTTTCGTCATATCGTTCCAAACAAGCCACCACAAATGAAGGACAACTGCACTCACTAGTGACTCCCCGAAGAGGGTCACGACGCAATACgccgttgttggaattatg includes:
- the LOC123450110 gene encoding germin-like protein 8-5; the protein is MASSPTYLLLVALFALVSWQAVASDPGPLQDFCVADMHSPVRVNGFVCKNPMDANADDFFKAAALDKPRVTNKVGSNVTLINVMQIAGLNTLGISIARIDYAPLGQNPPHTHPRATEILTVLEGTLYVGFVTSNLPAPNRNKFLSKVLNKGDVFVFPVGLIHFQFNPNPHQPAVAIAALSSQNPGAITIANAVFASDPTISDDVLAKAFQVEKNTIDWLQAQFWENNQN